A part of Desulfotomaculum nigrificans DSM 574 genomic DNA contains:
- a CDS encoding aldo/keto reductase, which produces MDYRVLGETGIKVSRLCFGALTIGPLQANLPLHQGATVIRRALEQGVNFIDTAELYQTYPYIREAIRGRENEVVICSKCYAYTREGMQESLEAARRGIDRDYIDIFMLHEQESDLTIKGHWEAIEYLLEAKTRGLVRAVGISTHHVAAVLAAAEIPELEVIHPIINIAGVGIADGSTEDMLSAIKKAHQAGKGIYGMKALGGGNLLPRAQEALEFVLGIPELAAVAVGMQNFAEVDYNIRFFGQSEIPEELKQKVARQARRLHIDDWCQGCGACVAKCGAGALYLEGGQAKVKPELCRLCGYCGAACPLFAIKVI; this is translated from the coding sequence TTGGATTACCGGGTTTTGGGGGAGACGGGCATCAAAGTGTCCCGTTTATGTTTTGGGGCACTGACCATCGGGCCCTTACAAGCTAATCTGCCCTTGCATCAGGGCGCGACTGTGATTAGACGGGCGTTGGAACAGGGAGTTAATTTTATAGACACCGCTGAACTATACCAAACCTATCCTTATATTCGTGAAGCAATTCGGGGGCGGGAAAATGAAGTGGTGATCTGCAGCAAGTGCTACGCCTATACCAGAGAAGGTATGCAAGAAAGCCTGGAGGCCGCCCGCCGGGGCATAGACCGTGATTACATAGATATTTTTATGCTGCATGAGCAGGAATCAGATCTCACCATTAAAGGCCACTGGGAGGCCATTGAGTATCTTTTAGAGGCTAAAACCAGAGGATTGGTTCGAGCGGTGGGTATTTCCACTCACCATGTGGCCGCCGTGTTGGCAGCGGCGGAAATTCCTGAACTGGAGGTTATTCACCCCATTATCAATATAGCCGGGGTGGGCATAGCTGACGGCAGCACTGAGGATATGCTATCAGCAATTAAAAAGGCCCACCAGGCCGGTAAGGGGATCTATGGGATGAAGGCGCTGGGGGGAGGTAATTTATTACCCCGGGCCCAGGAGGCCCTGGAGTTTGTGCTGGGTATACCGGAGTTAGCCGCGGTGGCCGTGGGCATGCAAAATTTTGCCGAAGTAGATTATAATATAAGATTTTTTGGGCAAAGTGAAATACCGGAGGAGTTAAAACAAAAGGTGGCCCGCCAGGCCAGACGGCTCCACATTGATGATTGGTGCCAGGGTTGCGGCGCCTGTGTGGCCAAATGCGGGGCCGGCGCCCTTTATTTAGAGGGTGGCCAGGCCAAAGTGAAACCGGAATTATGTCGTTTATGTGGTTACTGCGGGGCTGCCTGCCCCCTGTTTGCCATTAAAGTTATTTAG
- the ruvX gene encoding Holliday junction resolvase RuvX, with protein MRVMGLDVGDKTIGVALSDPLGWTAQALEVIRRGDNLDKDLNRLAEIVQEYQVEQILVGLPKNMNGTLGPQGEKVLAFIERLKERINLPVKTWDERLSTVAAERALLEADVSRSKRKKVIDKMAAAVILQGYLDSGAIKG; from the coding sequence ATGAGAGTAATGGGGCTGGATGTAGGGGATAAGACAATCGGGGTAGCCCTCAGTGACCCCCTGGGCTGGACAGCCCAGGCATTGGAAGTAATCCGCCGGGGAGATAATTTGGACAAGGATTTAAACAGGTTAGCCGAGATTGTCCAGGAATACCAGGTGGAACAAATCCTGGTGGGCTTACCCAAAAACATGAACGGCACCCTGGGACCCCAGGGGGAAAAGGTACTGGCCTTTATTGAAAGACTTAAAGAAAGGATTAACTTGCCGGTAAAAACATGGGATGAACGCCTCAGTACCGTGGCCGCGGAAAGGGCACTGCTGGAGGCGGATGTCAGCCGCAGTAAACGGAAAAAGGTGATAGATAAAATGGCCGCCGCCGTCATACTACAGGGATATTTGGATTCCGGAGCTATTAAGGGATAA
- a CDS encoding VanW family protein: MTKHRFKKHTFFILPLVTLVILVSYLILNMSFGPANKILPGVYLMDLNLSNMDRHQALRAVQQLQNRLSQPVTLKYQDMQWTLPLKRIGLKLDARAEVQRAMDIGRYGSPWQKFVERRQAHRGIHLKPQIYIDTNLLEQVVAEATEAIILPPRDAGLVINADDSVEVSPGHAGRLVDVDKLRQDLIHNLLQGNREPIELKLIEVAPGHSTEEVKAMGVDTLLGSYSTHFDPNMVNRTYNISVAAAALDGLTISPHEVVSFNDVVGPRSTEAGYKSAPVIINNELVDDFGGGVCQVSTTLYNAVLLSNLEIVERTNHSIPIQYVPIGRDATVVFDAVDFKFRNNTDYWLYIQSYVADNTLYIKIFGNSRYKREVVVRSWIEETYNPETVIEKDYSIKAGDRVVKQKGMPGYRVAAERVVMQDGRVIKTEKLPSSIYKARNEIISEGMAEPGAILSNQDLNE; this comes from the coding sequence ATGACCAAACACAGATTTAAAAAACACACATTTTTCATTTTACCCCTGGTTACCCTGGTTATCCTGGTATCTTACCTAATCTTAAATATGAGTTTCGGCCCCGCCAATAAAATCTTACCCGGCGTGTACTTGATGGATCTAAATTTGTCCAATATGGACCGACACCAGGCCCTAAGAGCCGTTCAACAACTGCAAAATCGGCTTAGTCAACCGGTAACCCTTAAATATCAAGATATGCAATGGACGCTGCCGCTAAAACGGATTGGCCTAAAGCTGGATGCCCGGGCAGAGGTGCAGCGGGCCATGGATATCGGCCGGTACGGTTCCCCCTGGCAGAAATTTGTAGAACGCAGACAGGCTCATCGGGGTATCCATCTTAAACCACAAATATATATAGACACCAACCTGTTGGAACAGGTGGTGGCGGAGGCCACCGAAGCAATTATCCTTCCCCCCCGGGATGCCGGTTTAGTTATTAATGCGGATGATTCAGTGGAAGTTTCACCCGGTCATGCCGGTCGCCTGGTGGACGTGGATAAATTGCGCCAGGACCTAATCCATAACTTGCTCCAAGGTAACCGGGAACCCATTGAACTAAAGTTAATTGAGGTGGCTCCCGGTCATTCAACCGAGGAAGTTAAAGCCATGGGGGTGGACACTTTACTGGGGTCCTACTCCACCCATTTTGATCCCAATATGGTCAACCGGACATATAACATCAGTGTGGCTGCTGCGGCGCTGGATGGGCTCACCATAAGTCCCCATGAGGTGGTTTCCTTTAATGATGTGGTGGGACCCAGGAGCACAGAGGCGGGCTATAAATCAGCCCCGGTCATCATTAATAATGAACTGGTGGATGATTTTGGGGGTGGTGTCTGCCAAGTTTCTACCACCCTCTATAATGCTGTGTTGTTATCCAACCTGGAGATAGTTGAGCGGACCAATCATTCAATTCCCATCCAATATGTACCCATTGGTCGGGATGCTACGGTGGTATTTGATGCCGTAGATTTTAAATTTAGAAACAACACCGATTACTGGCTGTACATTCAGTCCTACGTAGCAGACAACACTCTCTATATTAAAATTTTTGGTAATTCCCGGTATAAAAGGGAAGTGGTGGTGCGCAGTTGGATAGAAGAAACTTATAATCCGGAAACGGTTATTGAAAAGGATTACAGCATCAAAGCGGGGGATCGGGTGGTTAAGCAAAAGGGGATGCCCGGTTATCGGGTAGCCGCGGAAAGAGTGGTCATGCAGGATGGCCGGGTAATTAAAACCGAAAAACTGCCTTCAAGTATATATAAAGCCAGGAATGAAATAATTTCCGAGGGTATGGCGGAGCCGGGAGCTATTTTAAGCAATCAAGATTTAAATGAGTAA
- a CDS encoding DUF1292 domain-containing protein, producing the protein MAEQDEVVTLIDEDGAEHDFNVIDVIEVEGSEYAILLPVEEESDEAVILKFAKDEDGNEILVDIEDDEEWEKVADAWEEMVLAEEGEDA; encoded by the coding sequence GTGGCAGAACAAGATGAAGTAGTCACTCTAATTGATGAAGATGGAGCAGAACACGATTTTAACGTAATAGACGTTATAGAGGTAGAAGGCTCTGAATACGCAATTTTACTGCCAGTGGAAGAAGAATCTGATGAAGCAGTGATCCTGAAGTTTGCTAAAGACGAAGACGGCAACGAAATCTTAGTAGACATTGAAGATGACGAAGAATGGGAAAAGGTTGCCGATGCTTGGGAAGAAATGGTGTTAGCCGAGGAAGGCGAAGACGCTTAA